Proteins from one Porites lutea chromosome 3, jaPorLute2.1, whole genome shotgun sequence genomic window:
- the LOC140932106 gene encoding ZP domain-containing protein-like has product MVTADEDSLWNQLKKEPAAMDDKPPTKCDPNPCMNGATCRPAPQSLVGYKCTCSPGYEGVNCDDDVDECAEDNGGCSHKCKNTKGSFVCSCPDPELNLAPNRRTCVASGVSVQCHQNDMSITLPKALLLGLNREHVTLRDVKCVATETRTNFTLKTALTGCGTTARHRGGFVVYSNTVLEIPVADDAIITRVREIEIPFSCFYKNSGDATAVGVKPDTRKLVFDENGKGNFTVALDMFPDKSFEAAYTQSDYPVEVKLRQYLFFQASVKTKDKTLSVLAENCYATPSQDRQHDDKYHLIKEGCPVDKTTITIQSQKVGVDRFSTEAFKFIADHPFVFVHCQIRICDARNPGSRCAQRCIKEGRLRRDVSDEDKLYPLAQGPLTFASDATEMKSSISDMTVPAVITMGILSALCLMGMAYLSLKNTSKATAYTIVPASF; this is encoded by the exons ATGGTCACTGCCGACGAAGATTCTTTATGGAATCAACTCAAGAAGGAACCAGCTGCAATGGATGATAAAC CTCCTACCAAATGTGACCCTAACCCTTGCATGAACGGTGCAACTTGCAGACCCGCTCCTCAATCTCTTGTTGGATATAAATGTACTTGCTCACCTGGCTACGAAGGAGTTAATTGCGACGACG ATGTGGACGAGTGTGCCGAAGACAATGGCGGATGTTCACACAAATGCAAAAATACAAAAGGTAGCTTCGTCTGTTCATGCCCTGACCCGGAGTTGAATTTGGCACCCAATCGTCGTACGTGCGTTG CATCTGGTGTATCAGTGCAATGTCACCAAAATGACATGTCTATCACCCTGCCTAAAGCTCTTCTTCTCGGCTTAAATCGTGAACATGTCACCCTGCGAGATGTGAAGTGTGTTGCTACGGAAACAAGGACAAACTTCACCCTTAAAACTGCATTGACCGGTTGTGGTACAACCGCCAGACACAGAGGAGGTTTTGTGGTTTATAGCAACACAGTCTTGGAGATCCCAGTTGCAGATGACGCCATTATAACGAGAGTTCGTGAGATCGAGATACCCTTCAGCTGTTTCTACAAAAACTCGGGTGATGCTACTGCTGTTGGAGTTAAACCTGACACCAGGAAGTTGgtttttgatgaaaatggaAAAGGAAACTTCACAGTTGCTTTGGATATGTTCCCAGATAAAAG CTTCGAGGCAGCTTATACCCAGAGTGATTATCCTGTGGAAGTCAAGTTGAGACAGTACCTCTTCTTCCAAGCATCTGTGAAAACCAAGgacaaaactctgtcagtttTGGCTGAGAACTGTTACGCTACACCCTCCCAGGACAGACAACACGATGACAAATATCATCTCATCAAGGAGgg ttgCCCAGTTGATAAAACAACCATCACCATACAATCGCAAAAAGTGGGTGTGGATCGTTTCAGTACTGAAGCGTTTAAGTTCATTGCTGATCACCCATTCGTGTTTGTCCACTGCCAAATAAGGATATGTGACGCAAGAAACCCTGGATCAAGATGTGCACAGCGATGTATCAAGGAAGGCAGATTAAGACGTGACGTAAGCGATGAAGACAAATTATACCCACTGGCACAGGGACCCCTCACATTTGCAAGTGACGCAACGGAAatgaaatcaag TATTTCAGACATGACTGTGCCTGCTGTGATTACCATGGGAATACTATCAGCGCTTTGCCTGATGGGAATGGCTTACTTGTCTCTCAAGAATACAAGCAAGGCCACCGCCTACACTATCGTTCCAGCAAGCTTTTGA